A portion of the uncultured Bacteroides sp. genome contains these proteins:
- a CDS encoding transposase yields the protein MKSNTLPNSLEVLSLFLPSGCLDYFDVTDYSNMDTCYIISLEEKNLIPSEYVGLSLVSKGFHAEIEIQDFPARGKAVYLHIKRRRWEDKTTGRCYSRDWNLVATGTRITAEFGAFLKELLGNS from the coding sequence ATGAAATCAAATACCCTGCCTAACTCACTCGAGGTTTTATCCTTATTTCTTCCATCAGGCTGCCTTGATTATTTTGATGTCACGGACTACAGCAACATGGATACTTGTTATATCATTAGTTTAGAAGAGAAGAACCTAATACCTTCGGAATATGTTGGCCTTAGTCTGGTCTCTAAAGGCTTCCATGCCGAAATAGAGATCCAAGATTTCCCCGCCCGTGGCAAAGCTGTTTATCTCCATATTAAGCGTCGTCGTTGGGAGGATAAAACAACCGGGAGATGCTATAGTCGCGATTGGAATTTAGTAGCCACCGGCACTCGCATTACCGCAGAGTTCGGTGCTTTTTTAAAAGAATTACTTGGAAACTCATGA
- a CDS encoding transposase, producing METHEVSIKSVADFSYLKPSVLTDYYKNHLSDFLSWDQLSHAEDYILFPENMGANLCIDETALSNGELVTNVINKSGHGKRGTLVAIIKGTKSENIVKCLKKIPQELRDMVENITLDMANSMYSIARQSFPKALQIIDRFHVQKLMHEALQDLRIQYRWQAMDEENKAMKKAKENKEEHVPERFDNGDTLRQLLVRSRYLLFKSPDKWSQSQEIRADILFKQYDDLKQFYYLALHLGKIYSTSYDKDVARPKLALWFNKVEEWEYPQFNTVIRTFQQHYERILNFFVGRQTNAAAESFNAKLKAFRADFRGVTDMKFFLFRIAKLYA from the coding sequence TTGGAAACTCATGAAGTAAGTATCAAAAGTGTGGCCGATTTCAGTTATTTAAAGCCTTCGGTTTTGACCGACTATTACAAGAACCATTTAAGTGACTTCCTTTCTTGGGATCAACTCTCCCACGCAGAAGATTATATCCTTTTTCCTGAAAATATGGGAGCTAACCTTTGTATTGACGAGACTGCATTGAGTAATGGGGAATTGGTCACGAATGTGATTAACAAGTCCGGGCATGGCAAAAGGGGTACTCTTGTAGCCATAATAAAAGGTACCAAATCAGAAAATATCGTGAAGTGTCTGAAGAAAATCCCGCAAGAGCTACGGGATATGGTTGAAAACATTACCTTGGATATGGCTAACAGTATGTACTCCATAGCGCGTCAAAGCTTCCCCAAAGCATTGCAGATAATAGACCGATTTCATGTCCAGAAACTAATGCATGAGGCTTTACAAGATCTCAGAATACAATATCGTTGGCAAGCTATGGACGAAGAAAATAAGGCCATGAAGAAAGCTAAGGAAAATAAAGAAGAACACGTTCCTGAAAGATTTGACAATGGGGATACGTTAAGACAATTATTGGTAAGAAGTAGGTACTTGTTATTCAAATCTCCTGATAAATGGAGCCAATCACAAGAGATTAGAGCCGATATACTCTTCAAACAGTATGATGACCTCAAACAGTTCTATTACCTAGCTTTGCATTTAGGCAAAATCTATTCTACAAGCTATGACAAGGATGTGGCACGTCCTAAATTGGCATTGTGGTTCAACAAGGTGGAAGAATGGGAATATCCACAGTTTAATACAGTCATAAGAACTTTTCAACAGCACTATGAAAGAATTCTAAACTTCTTCGTAGGCAGACAAACCAACGCAGCAGCAGAATCATTCAATGCTAAGCTAAAAGCATTCAGAGCAGACTTCAGAGGGGTAACAGATATGAAGTTTTTCTTGTTTAGAATAGCTAAACTATATGCCTAA
- a CDS encoding S41 family peptidase — protein MLTLLIPIILLLFIASSCIREDEYTNNPRGNLDALWTIIDEKYCFLEYKQINWDSIHTVYQKRLTTNMTNDDLFNVLSDMLATLKDGHVNLYSAGNQARYWSWYEDYPRNFNESIVEDYLGTNYRIAGGAKYKILDDNVGYIYYESFAYAIGNGNLDEILQHMAICNGIIIDVRNNGGGNLSSSTTFAARFTNEKVLTGYIRHKTGKGHNDFSDPVAIYLEPSNSIRWQKKVVVLTNRHSYSATNDFINSMRYLPQVTILGDKTGGGSGMPFSSELPNGWSVRFSASPHFDAEMNQIEFGIDPDIKVSMQKKDEDKGIDTMIEAARTLLKN, from the coding sequence ATGCTGACATTGCTTATCCCAATTATATTGTTACTTTTCATTGCATCATCCTGCATCAGAGAAGATGAATACACCAATAATCCACGAGGAAACCTCGACGCTTTATGGACGATTATTGACGAGAAATACTGTTTCCTAGAATACAAGCAAATAAACTGGGATAGTATCCATACCGTTTATCAAAAACGATTAACGACAAATATGACCAACGATGATTTATTTAATGTATTGAGTGATATGCTTGCAACCCTTAAAGACGGGCATGTCAATCTATATTCGGCAGGTAATCAGGCTCGCTATTGGAGTTGGTATGAAGATTACCCCCGCAACTTCAACGAATCAATCGTAGAAGATTATCTAGGCACAAATTATCGTATTGCCGGTGGAGCGAAATACAAAATATTAGATGATAATGTGGGTTATATCTACTATGAAAGTTTCGCCTATGCTATTGGAAACGGTAACCTGGACGAAATCCTCCAACACATGGCTATCTGCAATGGAATAATAATCGATGTACGTAACAACGGTGGAGGTAATCTCAGCAGTTCAACTACTTTTGCTGCCAGATTCACCAACGAGAAAGTTCTCACCGGATACATCCGCCACAAAACAGGGAAAGGGCATAATGACTTTTCTGATCCGGTAGCTATATACTTAGAGCCTTCAAACAGTATTCGATGGCAGAAAAAAGTCGTTGTACTGACGAATCGCCATTCCTACAGCGCTACCAATGATTTCATAAATTCAATGCGATATCTTCCGCAAGTAACAATCTTGGGTGATAAAACCGGAGGAGGATCAGGAATGCCTTTCTCTTCGGAGTTGCCTAATGGATGGTCAGTGCGTTTCTCTGCCAGTCCACACTTTGATGCCGAAATGAATCAAATTGAATTTGGCATAGACCCTGATATTAAGGTGAGTATGCAAAAAAAAGACGAGGATAAAGGTATTGATACGATGATAGAAGCAGCCCGTACTCTACTAAAGAATTAA
- a CDS encoding DUF3316 domain-containing protein, with protein sequence MIQKTIIPETQICRHKVGEAIFTSLCICIFSFLSVKAYAQEDSLQANRYVMRSTMYGVGFANVYDTYLSPQEYVGTDFRISRETMRMTKLFDGNVSVQNFFQANVSYTHNKVDNNNTFAGLVNWNYGLHYQFRITDNFKLLAGGLADLNGGFVYNLRNTNNPASARAYINLDASGMAIWHLKIKNYPIVLRYQANIPVIGVMFSPNYGQSYYEIFTLGNSSGVVQFTSLHNQPSIRQMLSVDCPIGSSKVRFSYLWDMQQSRVNQIETHTYGHVFMVGFVQDLYRIRNKKGTPLPSAIRAY encoded by the coding sequence ATGATACAAAAAACAATAATACCGGAAACACAAATTTGCAGGCACAAAGTAGGCGAAGCAATCTTCACCTCTTTGTGCATCTGCATATTTTCTTTTCTTTCAGTTAAAGCATACGCACAAGAGGATTCCTTGCAGGCAAACAGATATGTCATGCGTTCCACCATGTATGGTGTGGGATTTGCCAATGTGTATGACACCTACCTTTCACCACAAGAATATGTCGGTACAGACTTTCGCATCTCTCGCGAGACAATGCGAATGACCAAGCTTTTTGACGGAAATGTATCAGTGCAAAATTTCTTCCAAGCCAACGTATCTTATACTCATAATAAAGTTGACAATAACAATACCTTTGCGGGATTGGTGAACTGGAACTACGGACTGCATTATCAATTCCGTATCACTGATAATTTTAAACTGTTAGCCGGTGGACTGGCTGATCTGAACGGTGGTTTTGTCTATAACTTACGCAATACGAACAATCCTGCATCGGCCAGAGCTTACATCAATCTGGATGCCTCAGGCATGGCTATCTGGCACCTGAAGATAAAAAATTATCCAATCGTATTAAGATATCAAGCGAACATACCCGTAATCGGGGTCATGTTCTCGCCCAACTATGGACAATCTTATTACGAGATATTTACGCTAGGCAACAGCAGCGGAGTGGTGCAGTTTACATCCTTGCACAACCAACCCTCCATCCGACAAATGTTATCTGTCGATTGCCCCATTGGGAGTTCAAAGGTAAGATTCAGCTACTTGTGGGACATGCAGCAATCCAGAGTAAACCAAATAGAAACACATACTTACGGACACGTATTTATGGTGGGATTTGTGCAGGATCTTTATAGAATCCGCAATAAGAAAGGAACTCCTCTCCCATCTGCGATAAGAGCCTATTGA
- a CDS encoding DNA gyrase/topoisomerase IV subunit A has protein sequence MSDEINEITEGHSDYKPADSHDESIKHQLSGMYQNWFLDYASYVILERAVPHINDGLKPVQRRILHSMKRLDDGRYNKVANIVGHTMQFHPHGDASIGDALVQLGQKDLMIDCQGNWGNILTGDGAAASRYIEARLSKFALDVVFNPKTTEWKQSYDGRNKEPVTLPVKFPLLLAQGVEGIAVGLSSKILPHNFNELCDAAIEYLHEREFKIYPDFQTGGSIDVSRYNDGERGGVVKIRSKINKIDNKTLVINEIPYGKTTTSVIESILKAVDKGKIKVRKVDDNTSSQVEILIHLAPGVSSDKTIDALYAFTDCEVSISPNCCVIDEQKPHFLRVSDVLKKSVDNTLSLLRQELEIHKGELQESLHFSSLEKIFIEERIYKDKEFEQSKDMDEACAHIDKRLTPFYPKFIREVTKEDILKLMEIKMGRILKFNSEKADEIIARMKNEIAEIDKHLANIVEYTTDWFRMLKDKYGKNFPRRTELRNFDTIEAAKVVEANEKLYINREEGFIGTALKKDEYIANCSDMDDVIIFYRDGRYLITPVADKKFIGKNILYINIFKKNDKRTIYNAIYRDGKDGIHYVKRFAVTSVTRDREYDMTQSTPGSRVVYFTANPNGEAEVIKVTLKPNMRVRKIIFEKDFSEVAIKGRQAMGVILTKYDVHKIALKQKGGSTLGGRKVWFDRDVLRLNYDGRGEFLGEFQSEDNILVVLTNGDFYITNFDLSNHYEDNVSIVEKFDANKVWSAVLYDADQQNYPYLKRFSFEAATRKQNYLGENKENRLVLLTDECYPRLEVIFGGHDSFRDPIIVDAEEFIAVKGFKAKGKRLTTFTVEAINELEPTRFPEMKKGNEEDEIEEDPENLDPDNGKSEDDIIDEITGQMKLF, from the coding sequence ATGAGCGACGAGATAAACGAGATTACGGAAGGACATTCGGATTATAAACCAGCCGACTCACACGACGAAAGCATCAAACACCAACTCTCGGGCATGTATCAGAACTGGTTTCTGGACTATGCTTCCTATGTGATATTAGAACGTGCGGTGCCGCACATCAATGACGGGCTAAAACCTGTACAGCGACGTATTCTCCATTCCATGAAGCGTTTGGACGACGGACGATACAACAAGGTGGCCAATATCGTGGGCCACACCATGCAGTTTCACCCACATGGAGATGCTTCCATTGGCGATGCATTGGTGCAATTAGGACAAAAAGACCTCATGATAGACTGCCAGGGGAACTGGGGGAATATTCTGACCGGAGACGGTGCTGCCGCTTCTCGTTACATCGAAGCACGTCTCTCAAAATTTGCTCTGGATGTGGTATTCAATCCTAAAACCACTGAATGGAAGCAATCGTATGATGGACGAAACAAAGAGCCTGTTACCCTCCCTGTTAAATTTCCGTTACTATTAGCACAAGGAGTAGAAGGAATTGCAGTAGGTCTCTCTTCTAAAATATTGCCACATAATTTCAATGAACTCTGCGATGCTGCCATCGAATATTTACACGAAAGAGAGTTTAAAATCTATCCTGACTTTCAAACAGGAGGATCGATAGATGTATCCAGATACAATGACGGAGAACGCGGAGGTGTAGTAAAGATACGTTCTAAGATCAACAAGATCGACAATAAAACGCTGGTAATTAATGAGATACCATACGGAAAGACAACTACATCCGTCATCGAATCGATATTAAAAGCCGTTGATAAAGGTAAAATAAAAGTTCGCAAGGTAGACGATAACACCTCATCTCAAGTAGAAATATTGATACACTTGGCACCTGGTGTCTCTTCTGACAAAACGATTGATGCACTGTATGCCTTTACGGACTGTGAAGTCAGCATCTCGCCCAACTGTTGTGTTATTGATGAGCAGAAGCCACACTTCCTCAGAGTAAGTGACGTACTGAAAAAATCAGTTGACAACACATTATCTCTCTTACGCCAAGAGCTTGAAATACATAAAGGTGAACTGCAAGAGAGCCTGCATTTCTCTTCTCTTGAAAAGATATTCATTGAAGAACGCATCTATAAAGACAAGGAATTTGAGCAGTCCAAAGATATGGACGAGGCTTGTGCTCACATTGACAAGCGATTAACACCCTTTTATCCGAAGTTCATTAGAGAAGTGACCAAAGAGGATATTCTGAAGCTGATGGAGATAAAAATGGGCCGTATCCTAAAGTTCAACTCTGAAAAAGCGGATGAAATCATTGCCCGTATGAAGAACGAGATAGCAGAGATTGACAAGCATTTGGCCAACATTGTGGAATATACCACCGATTGGTTCCGCATGCTGAAAGATAAATATGGCAAAAACTTTCCACGTCGCACAGAGCTACGTAATTTCGACACCATTGAAGCAGCCAAAGTAGTAGAAGCCAACGAAAAGTTATACATCAACCGCGAGGAAGGCTTCATCGGCACTGCCCTCAAAAAAGACGAATACATAGCAAACTGTTCGGATATGGATGATGTCATTATCTTCTATCGGGACGGAAGGTACCTCATTACCCCGGTGGCCGACAAGAAATTCATCGGAAAGAACATTCTATATATCAACATCTTTAAAAAGAACGATAAACGAACAATCTACAATGCCATTTATCGCGATGGAAAGGATGGAATTCACTATGTGAAGCGTTTTGCCGTAACGTCCGTAACACGGGACAGAGAATATGATATGACGCAGAGTACACCAGGCTCACGTGTCGTTTACTTCACTGCCAATCCCAATGGAGAAGCTGAAGTGATCAAAGTAACGTTAAAACCAAATATGCGCGTCAGAAAAATCATCTTTGAAAAGGATTTTAGTGAAGTAGCCATCAAAGGACGCCAAGCAATGGGTGTTATCCTAACAAAATACGATGTCCATAAAATTGCACTTAAACAGAAAGGTGGTTCCACACTGGGCGGACGAAAGGTTTGGTTTGACCGTGACGTGCTTCGCCTCAACTACGATGGACGAGGTGAGTTTTTGGGAGAATTTCAAAGTGAAGACAACATACTTGTCGTCTTGACTAATGGAGATTTCTATATCACCAACTTCGATTTGAGTAACCACTATGAAGACAATGTGAGCATCGTTGAGAAGTTTGATGCCAACAAAGTGTGGAGTGCCGTTCTTTATGATGCCGATCAACAAAATTATCCGTATCTGAAACGCTTCTCTTTTGAGGCTGCTACGCGTAAACAGAATTATCTAGGAGAAAACAAAGAAAATCGTCTCGTGCTACTGACTGATGAATGTTATCCCCGATTGGAAGTAATATTTGGTGGACACGATAGCTTCCGAGACCCGATCATTGTTGATGCAGAAGAATTTATTGCCGTTAAAGGATTCAAAGCCAAAGGGAAGCGCCTCACAACATTTACTGTTGAAGCAATAAACGAACTGGAGCCAACACGATTTCCTGAAATGAAGAAAGGCAATGAAGAAGACGAAATAGAAGAAGATCCGGAAAATCTGGATCCGGATAATGGTAAAAGTGAAGATGATATCATCGACGAAATAACAGGGCAAATGAAGCTCTTCTAA
- a CDS encoding glycine--tRNA ligase yields MAQEDVFKKLVSHCKEYGFVFPSSDIYDGLGAVYDYGQMGVELKNNIKKYWWDSMVLLHENIVGIDSAIFMHPTIWKASGHVDAFNDPLIDNKDSKKRYRADVLIEDQLAKYDDKMNKEVAKAAKKFGDTFDETQFRSTNGRVLENQAKRDALHERFAKALNDNNLDELRQIIVDEEIVCPISGTKNWTEVRQFNLMFSTEMGSTADGALKIYLRPETAQGIFVNYLNVQKTGRMKIPFGIAQIGKAFRNEIVARQFIFRMREFEQMEMQFFVRPGEELEWFKKWKEIRLKWHKSLGFGDDHYRFHDHDKLAHYANAATDIEFLMPFGFKEVEGIHSRTNFDLSQHEKFSGKSIKYFDPELNESYTPYVIETSIGVDRMFLSIISASYCEEQLENGESRIVLKLPAALAPVKLAVMPLVKKDGLPEKAREIIDDLKFHFNCQYDEKDSIGKRYRRQDAIGTPYCVTVDHQTLEDNCVTLRDRDTMKQERVAISELNHIIAGRVSLTSLLKTLM; encoded by the coding sequence ATGGCACAAGAAGATGTTTTTAAGAAATTAGTATCGCATTGCAAAGAGTATGGTTTTGTATTTCCCTCAAGTGACATATATGACGGGCTTGGAGCAGTGTACGACTACGGTCAGATGGGAGTTGAATTAAAGAATAACATCAAAAAGTATTGGTGGGACAGCATGGTGCTTCTGCACGAAAACATTGTCGGCATTGATTCTGCTATCTTTATGCACCCTACTATTTGGAAAGCTTCCGGGCATGTGGATGCTTTTAACGATCCGTTGATTGATAATAAAGATTCTAAAAAGCGCTATCGTGCCGACGTGCTTATTGAAGATCAGTTGGCTAAGTATGACGATAAGATGAATAAAGAAGTCGCTAAGGCTGCTAAGAAGTTTGGCGATACTTTTGATGAGACTCAATTTCGTTCAACAAACGGGCGTGTGCTTGAAAATCAAGCGAAGCGTGATGCTTTACACGAACGTTTTGCTAAGGCATTGAATGATAACAACCTCGACGAACTTCGTCAGATCATTGTGGATGAAGAAATTGTTTGTCCTATTTCCGGTACTAAGAATTGGACGGAGGTACGTCAGTTCAATCTGATGTTTTCTACTGAAATGGGCTCTACTGCGGATGGTGCGTTGAAGATTTATCTTCGCCCCGAAACTGCTCAGGGAATCTTTGTAAATTATCTTAATGTGCAAAAAACCGGTCGCATGAAGATACCTTTCGGTATTGCGCAAATAGGTAAAGCTTTCCGTAACGAAATCGTAGCACGTCAGTTCATCTTTCGTATGCGTGAGTTCGAACAGATGGAAATGCAATTCTTTGTTCGTCCGGGTGAAGAACTTGAATGGTTTAAAAAATGGAAAGAAATCCGTTTGAAGTGGCATAAGTCTCTTGGGTTTGGCGATGATCATTATCGCTTTCATGATCATGATAAACTGGCTCACTATGCCAATGCTGCTACCGATATAGAATTCTTAATGCCTTTTGGATTCAAGGAAGTAGAGGGTATTCACTCTCGTACCAACTTCGATTTGAGCCAGCATGAAAAGTTCTCGGGCAAAAGCATCAAGTACTTCGATCCTGAACTGAACGAATCTTATACTCCATATGTCATTGAAACCTCTATCGGTGTAGATCGTATGTTTCTTAGTATCATATCTGCTTCTTACTGCGAAGAGCAACTGGAAAATGGTGAAAGTCGCATAGTGCTCAAGCTACCTGCTGCTTTGGCTCCGGTGAAACTAGCGGTGATGCCGTTGGTAAAGAAAGACGGATTGCCCGAAAAGGCTCGTGAAATTATTGATGACCTGAAGTTCCATTTCAACTGTCAATACGATGAAAAAGACAGTATTGGTAAGCGTTACCGTCGTCAGGATGCCATTGGTACTCCTTATTGTGTTACTGTAGATCATCAGACGTTGGAAGACAACTGCGTGACCTTGCGTGATCGTGACACCATGAAGCAAGAACGAGTAGCCATCTCTGAATTGAATCACATCATCGCAGGCCGTGTAAGTCTTACGAGTCTGCTCAAAACATTAATGTAA
- a CDS encoding FKBP-type peptidyl-prolyl cis-trans isomerase, giving the protein MKKNYLLPFLLLFTILLTSCDETTEVGKYDNWQARNEAFIDSLKQVFEAKTDPELIQIIPYAEKKYPVYAKKLTSVTVGEVPLYTDSVSVFYRGMLINEAVFGKAPAPRYYTKLYSSLDVFDKNFSSDTPGEFDSPTGFWVNKVVPGWAETLQRMKVGERWEVYIPWQQGYGSAGSANILGYSTLIFDIQLKKVIRK; this is encoded by the coding sequence ATGAAGAAAAACTATCTATTGCCATTTTTGCTCTTGTTCACTATTCTACTTACTTCATGCGATGAAACGACTGAGGTGGGAAAATACGATAATTGGCAAGCACGCAACGAAGCTTTTATTGACTCTTTGAAGCAAGTGTTCGAAGCAAAAACTGATCCGGAACTCATACAGATAATACCGTATGCGGAGAAAAAATATCCCGTGTATGCAAAGAAGTTAACATCTGTTACTGTGGGTGAAGTTCCTTTGTATACAGATTCTGTGAGTGTTTTCTATAGAGGTATGCTCATCAATGAAGCTGTTTTTGGGAAGGCTCCTGCTCCTAGGTATTATACGAAATTATATAGTTCACTTGATGTGTTCGATAAGAATTTTAGTAGCGATACTCCGGGTGAGTTTGATTCTCCTACCGGATTTTGGGTGAATAAAGTGGTACCTGGTTGGGCGGAAACTTTGCAGCGAATGAAGGTTGGCGAACGCTGGGAAGTATATATTCCTTGGCAGCAAGGGTATGGCTCTGCGGGTAGCGCTAATATTCTTGGATACTCCACACTGATCTTCGACATTCAATTGAAAAAGGTAATAAGGAAATAG